From the Argentina anserina chromosome 3, drPotAnse1.1, whole genome shotgun sequence genome, the window GATTACTGAAGACTTGAATTGCAAACTAAGGAGATGCGGAGATGTGCTATAGCACTATCCCATATTCTAATACATAGTGATATAGAACTAACAAAAACTACAAAAGCAATTATGTTTTAGTTGTCGGGGCCAAAGAGATCGAGAAGAGGTTCATCAAAGTCAtcgtcctcttcttcttcttcttcagcctTCTCTTCCTTAGTCTCCTCAGCAACAGAAGTTAAAGCTGCAGCACTAGCGTCACCACTGGAAGGCACAGATGCCATCTTCTGTCTCCCTGACGCAACTAGCTCAGCAATACTTTTCCCACTGACTCGGGACAAGAACAACTCGATTCTGTCT encodes:
- the LOC126786155 gene encoding 60S acidic ribosomal protein P2-4-like, with the protein product MKVIAAYMLAQLGGKANPSADDLKRIIGSVGAEVDGDRIELFLSRVSGKSIAELVASGRQKMASVPSSGDASAAALTSVAEETKEEKAEEEEEEDDDFDEPLLDLFGPDN